The nucleotide window CGCGAACACGGGGTGAGCACGCGGGCCGCCGGGCAAGGTGCGCTGCAGGTCTCGCCCGCCTTCGTGATGACGACCGCCGAGGTCGGCGAACTCGCCGACCGGATGCGCGCGGCGCTGAGCTGACGCACCAGACCACGACATACGACAGGGCCCGGCTGCTGAACGCAGCCGGGCCCTGTCGTTGTTCTACGTGCGGTGGATCAGGCGTTGGCGAGCACCTCGGTGGTCGCGATCGCCTGGGCGACGCCGCTGACGATCGACGCGACCTTGAGCGCCTCGAAGATCGCCTCACGGTCGACGCCGGCCTCGCGCAGGGTGTTCTCGTGTGCGGCGACGCAGTGGCCGCAGCCGTTGATCGAGGACACCGCGAACGACCACAGCTCGAAGGCGGCCTTGTCGACGCCGGGGTTGCCGATGATGTTCATCCGCAGGCCGGGCCGCAGGTCGTCGTACTTGCCGTCGAGGAAGCCGCGACCCCGGTAGAACACGTTGTTCATACCCATGATCGACGCGGCGCCCAGCGCCGCGTTGTAGGCCTCCGCGGAGAGCGTGTCGGCGGCCTCGTCGGCGATCTCGCTGAGCACCTTCGCATTTCGCGTGGCGGCAGCGGTCGACAGCAGGGTTCCCCACAGCTGTTCCTCGGTCAGCGCGGTGGTGCGGCTGATCGAACCGAGGTTGAGCTTGAGATCCTTGGCGTACTCGGGGAGTGCTTCCTTGAGATTGTCGATGCTCATCTGGTCTCCTCTCAGACGCCGGCCGTCATGAGCTCGCCGGCGTCGATCGTCGGGTCGCCCTTCTTCCAGTTGCAGGCGCACAGTTCGTCGGACTGCAGCGCGTCGAGGACACGCAGGACCTCGTCGACGTTGCGGCCCACCGAACCCGCGGTGACCGACACGAACTGGATCTCGTTGTTCGGATCGACGATGAAGGTGGCGCGATCGGCGACCCCGTCGGCGTTGAGAACGCCTGCCGCGGTGGCCAGTTCACGCTTGAGGTCGCTCAGCATCGGGAACGGGAGGGTCTTGAGGTCCTCGTGCTGTGCGCGCCACTGGAAGTGGACGAACTCGTTGTCCACCGAGGCGCCGAGCACCTGGGTGTCGCGGTCGGCGAACTCGTCGTTCAGCTTGCCGAAAGCGGCGATCTCGGTCGGGCACACGAAGGTGAAGTCCTTCGGCCAGAAGAACACGACGCGCCACTGGCCGGGGTGGTCGTCGGACGAGACGGTCGTGAAGTAGTCGTCGGGCTGCTGGGCATTGACCTTGCTGAGGTCGCCACCGATGACGGCGGTGAGGTTGTAGGCGGGGAACTGGTCACCGATGGTGAGCAGGGGCATGTTTCGCTCCTTCAGCTGGTGAATGTAGTGAAATTGCGCGCGAACGAGTTTCGCGAGGTACGAGTACCATCGTGCCGGATTTCGGCCAAAAGCGAAACGTGATGATTAGCACTACACTGATAGGCATGCCCGATAGAACTTATCAGCCGACCGTCGCGGGTCTGCGTGCCTTCGTCGCCCTGGCTCACCGTCGCCACTTCGGAACTGCCGCAACAGATCTCGGTGTCAGTCAGCCCTCGCTGTCGCAGGCGCTGTCCGCGCTGGAGGCCGGTCTCGGAGTGACCCTCGTCGAACGCACCACACGGCGTGTCCAGTTGACCGCCGACGGTGTCGAGCTCCTGCCGCGGGCGATCGCGGTGACCGAGGCCGTCGACGAGTTCACCTCGGCGGCCGCGGGCGCCGGACAGCCGCTGCACGGGGCGCTGCGGCTGGGTGTCATCCCGACGGTGGCGCCGTATGTTCTGCCGACACTGCTGCGCGGGCTCTCCAGGCGGTTCCCCGACCTCGTGCCCCGCGTCGTGGAGGAACAGACCGCGCGGCTGGTCGAACAGCTGCGTACCGGCGTCCTCGACG belongs to Gordonia sp. KTR9 and includes:
- a CDS encoding alkyl hydroperoxide reductase, which produces MSIDNLKEALPEYAKDLKLNLGSISRTTALTEEQLWGTLLSTAAATRNAKVLSEIADEAADTLSAEAYNAALGAASIMGMNNVFYRGRGFLDGKYDDLRPGLRMNIIGNPGVDKAAFELWSFAVSSINGCGHCVAAHENTLREAGVDREAIFEALKVASIVSGVAQAIATTEVLANA
- a CDS encoding peroxiredoxin, with the protein product MPLLTIGDQFPAYNLTAVIGGDLSKVNAQQPDDYFTTVSSDDHPGQWRVVFFWPKDFTFVCPTEIAAFGKLNDEFADRDTQVLGASVDNEFVHFQWRAQHEDLKTLPFPMLSDLKRELATAAGVLNADGVADRATFIVDPNNEIQFVSVTAGSVGRNVDEVLRVLDALQSDELCACNWKKGDPTIDAGELMTAGV